TGACCACCGCTGCGTTCTTCGGCGTCAGCAGGGCGTCGGTCTCCGGATCGCGAATCTGTTCGCTAGTCACGCTGCCTCCCGGTGGATCGTTCTTTCCGTTTCGAGGAGTGTGGGTGCTCACCGGGGAGTGTCCTCCACGGCGCGGTGGTGCGCATAACGAGTGCCGAAGAATCCGGGGTGCAAGAAGAGCGCGTGCGGGGCTTTCTGTCCGGCGGGTAATTTATCACCAGATGTTCTGCGTGCCCCGTTGCGCGTCGACTGCGAAGCTCCGTGGCCAGATCGTTCAAAGGGGCGGCGCGCGGCGATTTCGGCTGGTAGTCGGCAGGGGTGGAAAGCTACACTCGCTGCGGCGAAGGGATTTTCGTCCTCGGGAAGGCTGGGGAGGGATGGAAAATGGGTGAACTCTTCATTGTCGCCGGATTGCGCGCCAAGGAGGGGAAGGATGACGAACTGCGTCGCGATCTGGCCGAATTGGTCGAACTCTCGCGTCAGGAGGAAGGAAGTATTCGATACGACCTGTTCGTCTCCCGGGATGAACCTGGGCTGTTCGTTCTCGTGGAACACTGGGCCAGCGAAGAAGCACGAAGCAAGCACCACAACGAGAGCTCGCACATCCAGCGTTTCCACGGCGACGGCAAGAGGAATGTGGAGAGGACGGAATTCTTCCACATGCTCGACCGCGTGGTGTGAGGCGGACGGCGGAAGAGTCCGACGAGAACGGCGAAGAGATCCTATGACGGGCTCAGCGTCCGGCAGTTCTTCCGCTCGCCCTCACGCGGCGGGCGATCATCTCTGATTTCACTCTGCCCGGCGCGTTCGGCGGGCTGTTCTTCGGCGGGGCCGTCCCTGTCAAGGCGAGGTGGTGCGGCTCCACGTGCTGGTGGCGACGATCCTGGTCGTGCTGGGAACGTCGCGCGGGCGGCTGTCCGGATCCGGTCTGCGCCTATCCTTCCGGGCATGACGGTTTTGCGGAGGTTGCCCGCCGCCGCGGTCGATCTGGCGCTGGCGGTGCTGATCGCGGCCGTGGTGCTGCTCTCCGCGCTGCTGAACTTCGCGGTCGACCGGGGAGGCCTGCGGCTCTTCGACGTGCTGATGGTCCTCGGCACCTGTGCCGTGCTGGTGCTGCGGCGGCGCTTTCCGATTCCCGTCGCGCTGGCGACGCTCGTGGGCTGCGTCGTCTACTACCCGCTCAGCACTGCCGACGGCCCGCTGCTGCTGGCGTTCGCGGTCGCGTTGTGCACGGTCGCCGCTGAAGGGCGCACTGCCGTGGCGGTGCTCTTGGCGGTGGTGGCGATGCTGTTCGTCGGCTACGGCGAGGTCGGCAGCGGGCAGCGGCATCTCGACGACACCTCGCTGTACCTGTTCGCCG
This portion of the Saccharopolyspora antimicrobica genome encodes:
- a CDS encoding putative quinol monooxygenase, which encodes MGELFIVAGLRAKEGKDDELRRDLAELVELSRQEEGSIRYDLFVSRDEPGLFVLVEHWASEEARSKHHNESSHIQRFHGDGKRNVERTEFFHMLDRVV